A genomic region of Ensifer adhaerens contains the following coding sequences:
- a CDS encoding putative bifunctional diguanylate cyclase/phosphodiesterase, with protein MMHSVENRFIAIVCGAMLVFIAPLLVLFLSISSDRIARERIHNIELLMAASAEALGKPIWDFDSDGIKHIARSLINGTDILSVTVRDQTGSILAQMPLGGAIPSAKDRILSLPISYQSVDGLKEVGRIEVRVPTPGLLSQFSRDELAILAILLFAVAIVFAAALVGNRFTVMRPLMRLTAAIEATRRLGSRHRVDWTSDDEMGALAANFNEMQDRLEREETELKSAHERVTDIYNLTPAMLFSLDVDGRLLAVSDYWLLATGYDRDDVIGRDFVDFIDQHWHETYRSHAKTIAVGDHEIREVTVPFRKADSELMTVLIQETKATGEGSLSLSVMTDVTALKQAESRNHTQAITDHLTGLLNRQGFEAALDDAIRQADECGMQLGCLFIDLDRFKWINDNFGHAAGDEVLRHTVELIHDALRPGDIMARLGGDEFAILISDRDAAALASEIGERIVSALHEPMPIAGNELLVSASVGISVYPAHAENASDLLLKADMAMYARKHDGKNGLQLFDASMLDASRERHEIEQCIEAGLKDDHFEAWLQPIVSLADGQIAGFEALMRLNHPEKGLMPPGKIIGIAEETGTIARIGDRILEKAIQHLAAISELDGTQNTYLAVNFSPLQFELTLPHKLAALLLKHHISPSRIVVEITEAVLMLDNPEVHAVLKQLNEFGCRIALDDFGTGYSSLSYLNRFPVDIVKVDQSFTRSLSSGTADIRRKSRMLIKGIRTISHQMGCTVVAEGIETKEQWQLLRKLGVDCGQGYLFSRPMQIDSMLKMLESDSEAKSTAADRRA; from the coding sequence ATGATGCACTCCGTGGAGAACCGATTTATCGCGATTGTCTGTGGCGCAATGCTCGTGTTCATTGCCCCGCTGCTCGTCCTCTTCCTGAGCATTTCCAGCGATCGCATCGCACGCGAGCGCATTCACAATATCGAACTGCTGATGGCCGCAAGCGCCGAAGCGCTCGGCAAGCCCATCTGGGACTTCGACAGCGACGGTATCAAGCATATCGCCCGATCGCTGATCAACGGTACCGATATCCTCTCCGTCACTGTCCGTGACCAGACCGGCTCCATCCTCGCCCAGATGCCGCTGGGCGGCGCCATACCCAGCGCCAAGGACCGGATCCTCAGCCTGCCCATTTCCTATCAATCCGTGGATGGGCTGAAGGAAGTCGGCCGCATCGAGGTAAGAGTTCCCACGCCTGGCCTTCTGTCGCAATTCAGCAGGGACGAACTGGCGATCCTCGCCATTCTGCTTTTCGCAGTCGCGATCGTCTTTGCCGCCGCGCTCGTCGGCAATCGCTTCACGGTGATGCGCCCGCTGATGCGGCTGACGGCGGCAATCGAGGCGACCCGCCGGCTCGGCTCACGCCACCGCGTCGACTGGACCTCCGACGACGAAATGGGCGCACTTGCCGCCAACTTCAACGAGATGCAGGACCGGCTCGAGCGCGAAGAGACGGAACTGAAAAGCGCGCACGAACGCGTCACCGATATCTACAACCTGACGCCCGCCATGCTGTTTTCGCTCGACGTCGACGGGCGCCTGCTGGCCGTCAGCGACTATTGGCTGCTGGCGACCGGTTACGACCGCGACGACGTGATCGGCCGTGACTTCGTCGACTTCATCGATCAGCACTGGCACGAAACCTATCGCAGCCACGCCAAGACGATCGCGGTCGGCGATCACGAGATCCGCGAGGTTACCGTTCCTTTCCGCAAGGCGGACAGTGAGCTCATGACGGTGCTGATCCAGGAGACGAAGGCAACCGGCGAAGGCAGCCTGTCGCTGTCCGTGATGACCGATGTCACGGCGCTGAAGCAGGCGGAAAGCCGCAACCACACCCAGGCGATCACCGACCACCTCACCGGCCTGCTGAACCGGCAGGGGTTCGAGGCGGCACTCGACGACGCGATCCGGCAGGCTGATGAATGCGGCATGCAGCTCGGCTGCCTTTTCATCGACCTCGATCGCTTCAAGTGGATCAACGACAATTTCGGCCACGCCGCCGGCGACGAAGTACTGCGCCACACGGTCGAGCTCATCCATGACGCGTTGCGCCCCGGCGACATCATGGCCCGCCTCGGCGGCGACGAATTCGCCATCCTGATTTCTGACCGGGACGCTGCGGCACTCGCAAGCGAGATCGGCGAGCGTATCGTTTCGGCCCTGCACGAGCCGATGCCGATTGCCGGCAACGAACTCCTCGTCAGCGCCAGCGTCGGCATTTCGGTCTATCCCGCCCATGCGGAAAACGCCTCCGATCTGCTGCTGAAGGCCGACATGGCGATGTATGCGCGCAAGCACGATGGCAAGAACGGGCTGCAGCTGTTCGACGCCAGCATGCTCGACGCTTCCCGCGAACGCCATGAGATCGAACAATGCATCGAGGCCGGACTGAAAGACGACCATTTCGAGGCCTGGCTGCAGCCGATCGTCAGCCTTGCCGACGGGCAGATCGCCGGCTTTGAAGCACTGATGCGCCTCAACCACCCGGAAAAGGGCCTGATGCCGCCGGGCAAGATCATCGGCATCGCCGAGGAAACCGGTACCATCGCCCGTATCGGCGACCGCATCCTCGAAAAGGCGATCCAGCACTTGGCGGCCATCTCCGAGCTGGACGGCACCCAGAACACCTACCTGGCCGTCAATTTCTCGCCGCTGCAATTCGAACTGACGCTGCCGCACAAGCTCGCCGCCCTGCTCCTGAAGCACCACATTTCGCCAAGCCGGATCGTCGTCGAGATTACCGAAGCGGTGCTCATGCTCGACAATCCGGAAGTGCACGCCGTGCTGAAGCAGCTTAACGAATTCGGCTGCCGCATCGCACTCGACGATTTCGGCACAGGCTATTCGTCGCTGAGCTATCTCAACCGTTTCCCGGTCGATATCGTCAAGGTCGACCAGTCCTTCACCCGTTCGCTGAGCTCCGGCACCGCCGATATCCGGCGCAAGAGCCGCATGCTGATCAAGGGCATCCGCACCATCTCGCATCAGATGGGCTGCACCGTCGTCGCCGAAGGCATCGAGACGAAGGAGCAATGGCAGCTCCTGCGCAAGCTGGGCGTCGATTGCGGCCAGGGCTATCTCTTCAGCCGGCCGATGCAGATCGACAGCATGCTGAAGATGCTGGAAAGCGATTCGGAAGCAAAGTCGACGGCAGCAGACAGACGGGCATGA
- a CDS encoding substrate-binding periplasmic protein — MKALIPLLFLGLVTTAEAQTIKFVTEEYPPYNFSTENGPSGAAVDQVKLIMERLKQPYTIEVLPWARAFMLAETDPAYCVFTTGHDAERDGKFQWVEPLLVDHMVMVRHAGSDIAPDSLEAARQYSVGTQREDFSATYLRDHGFPKIDYAANLESSLKKLIAGRVDLLMTSEKTFQSMRAEGKPVEPALVLEGKLYGIACHRDVSRATIAAMQRELDRLIGNGTQDEIFKHYGLTPNASLRAAK, encoded by the coding sequence GTGAAGGCGCTGATCCCATTACTTTTCCTCGGTCTCGTCACGACCGCGGAGGCGCAAACGATCAAGTTCGTCACCGAGGAGTATCCCCCTTACAATTTCTCGACCGAAAACGGCCCGAGCGGCGCTGCCGTCGATCAGGTCAAGCTGATCATGGAACGGCTGAAACAGCCCTATACAATCGAGGTTCTGCCGTGGGCGCGAGCCTTCATGCTGGCCGAAACCGATCCGGCCTACTGCGTTTTCACGACCGGCCACGACGCCGAACGTGACGGGAAGTTCCAATGGGTCGAGCCGCTGCTGGTCGATCATATGGTCATGGTTCGCCATGCCGGCTCCGACATAGCACCAGATTCGCTGGAGGCGGCACGCCAGTACTCCGTGGGCACGCAGCGCGAGGACTTCTCCGCAACCTATCTCAGGGACCACGGCTTTCCGAAAATCGACTATGCCGCAAATCTCGAATCCAGCCTGAAGAAGCTGATCGCCGGACGCGTCGATCTGCTGATGACGTCGGAGAAGACCTTCCAGAGCATGCGCGCCGAAGGCAAGCCGGTCGAACCGGCACTGGTTCTCGAAGGCAAGCTCTATGGCATCGCCTGCCACCGCGATGTGTCGCGGGCAACCATCGCCGCCATGCAGCGCGAACTGGACCGGTTGATTGGCAACGGCACCCAGGACGAGATCTTCAAGCACTACGGCCTCACGCCGAACGCCAGCCTGCGCGCCGCGAAATAA
- a CDS encoding DUF6958 family protein, which translates to MASQAEKIEVENIVSPGHKYRVDRVKYEAMREALLAVLPPSAPGLTVAGAKERLLPMLPQDLFPGGAKAGWWLKAVQLDLEAKGTIEREASKPLRLHKKA; encoded by the coding sequence ATGGCATCCCAGGCTGAGAAGATCGAAGTCGAAAACATCGTTTCGCCCGGTCACAAATACCGCGTCGACCGGGTGAAATACGAGGCGATGCGTGAAGCTCTGCTCGCGGTGCTGCCGCCATCCGCGCCGGGCTTGACCGTGGCGGGCGCAAAGGAACGGCTGCTGCCTATGCTGCCGCAGGACCTTTTCCCCGGGGGCGCGAAGGCCGGCTGGTGGCTGAAGGCGGTACAGCTCGATCTCGAAGCCAAGGGTACGATCGAGCGCGAAGCGAGCAAGCCGCTTCGGCTGCACAAGAAAGCGTAA
- a CDS encoding GFA family protein, whose translation MVKPQAKNRIAACRCGLVAFEAIGEPIVGAACYCTSCRTAGERFEALPEASPVMEADGSTRFALYRKDRIRCIRGNDLLREHRLTPEAPTRRVIANCCNAAMFLEFKGGHWLSVYNQRFAPDEQPPLEMRTMTKDRKAGVEFADTLPSYKTHSGRFMWRLLTAWAAMGFKAPKIDYVKGEANGIPG comes from the coding sequence ATGGTCAAACCACAAGCAAAAAATCGGATTGCCGCCTGCCGTTGCGGGCTGGTTGCCTTTGAAGCCATCGGCGAGCCGATCGTCGGCGCCGCCTGCTACTGCACCAGTTGCCGCACCGCCGGCGAGCGTTTCGAGGCTCTCCCCGAAGCATCGCCGGTCATGGAAGCCGACGGCTCGACGCGGTTTGCGCTCTACCGCAAGGACAGGATCCGCTGCATCAGAGGCAACGACCTCTTGCGCGAGCATCGGTTGACGCCCGAGGCACCCACCCGCAGGGTGATCGCAAACTGCTGCAACGCCGCCATGTTCCTGGAATTCAAGGGCGGCCACTGGCTGAGCGTCTACAACCAGCGCTTCGCCCCGGATGAGCAGCCGCCGCTCGAAATGCGGACGATGACGAAGGATCGCAAGGCCGGCGTCGAGTTCGCCGACACGCTGCCGAGCTACAAGACACATTCCGGTCGGTTCATGTGGCGGCTTCTGACCGCTTGGGCGGCGATGGGTTTCAAGGCGCCGAAAATCGACTATGTGAAAGGCGAGGCCAATGGCATCCCAGGCTGA
- a CDS encoding TetR/AcrR family transcriptional regulator, whose protein sequence is MSNGAKTRMERTRKAIVAAASDLFLKHGFLGTNMDEIAATAEVSKQTVYSHFQSKEALFLEVVRSMTGGAGDEFQEQVADPDGDEPIEDFLLDYATQLLKIVMTPRLMQVRRLVIAEVERFPQLGEALHERGPMRSIRRLAVAFKRYGEKGDILVRDAEVAGGFFNWLVMGGPVNDAMLLGDGAIPTPWALQAHAAEAVRIFLAAHKAS, encoded by the coding sequence TTGAGCAACGGCGCAAAGACGCGCATGGAGCGCACCCGCAAGGCGATCGTGGCTGCGGCGAGCGACCTTTTCCTGAAACACGGCTTTCTCGGCACCAATATGGACGAGATCGCTGCGACGGCTGAAGTGTCGAAGCAGACGGTCTATTCCCACTTCCAGAGCAAGGAAGCGCTGTTTCTGGAGGTCGTGCGCAGCATGACGGGCGGGGCGGGCGACGAGTTCCAGGAGCAGGTCGCCGACCCCGATGGCGATGAGCCGATCGAGGATTTCCTGCTCGACTATGCGACGCAACTGCTGAAGATCGTGATGACGCCGCGGCTGATGCAGGTTCGTCGCCTTGTCATCGCCGAGGTCGAACGTTTTCCGCAACTCGGCGAAGCGCTGCACGAGCGCGGACCGATGCGCTCGATCCGGCGGCTTGCCGTCGCCTTCAAGCGCTATGGCGAGAAGGGCGACATCCTGGTGAGGGATGCCGAGGTCGCCGGGGGGTTCTTCAACTGGCTGGTCATGGGCGGGCCGGTCAACGACGCCATGCTGCTTGGCGACGGCGCGATCCCGACACCTTGGGCACTGCAGGCGCATGCTGCGGAAGCGGTGCGGATTTTCCTTGCGGCCCACAAGGCGAGCTAG
- the pth gene encoding aminoacyl-tRNA hydrolase translates to MLIIVGLGNPGSKYAANRHNIGFMAVDVIHRRHGFASWSKKFKAEIAEGEIAGERVLLMKPQTFMNLSGEAVGEAMRFYKLQPKDITVIYDELDLPAAKARIKVGGGHGGHNGIKSMDAHCGKDYRRLRLGIGHPGVKDLVHAYVLGDFAKVDQAWLVPLLDAIADNADMLVRGEDSQLLNKIALATGGKPEAEKAEGPKKQGAQSHIHQARNSAQPKKLPTTGPMADMLKKMFGSKGD, encoded by the coding sequence ATGCTGATCATCGTAGGGCTTGGCAATCCAGGTTCGAAATACGCCGCCAACCGGCACAATATCGGCTTCATGGCGGTCGACGTCATCCACCGCCGCCATGGCTTTGCCTCCTGGTCGAAGAAATTCAAGGCCGAGATCGCCGAGGGCGAGATCGCCGGCGAACGCGTGCTGCTGATGAAGCCGCAGACCTTCATGAACCTGTCCGGCGAAGCGGTCGGCGAGGCCATGCGCTTCTACAAGCTGCAGCCGAAGGACATCACCGTCATCTACGACGAGCTCGACCTGCCGGCCGCCAAGGCGCGGATCAAGGTTGGCGGCGGCCACGGCGGCCACAACGGCATCAAGTCGATGGACGCCCATTGCGGCAAGGATTACCGGCGCCTGCGGCTCGGCATCGGCCATCCCGGCGTCAAGGATCTGGTGCACGCTTATGTGCTCGGCGATTTCGCCAAGGTCGACCAGGCCTGGCTGGTGCCGCTGCTCGACGCCATCGCCGACAACGCCGACATGTTGGTGCGCGGCGAGGATTCCCAGCTTCTGAACAAGATCGCGCTCGCGACCGGCGGCAAGCCGGAAGCGGAAAAAGCCGAAGGCCCGAAGAAGCAGGGTGCGCAGTCGCATATCCACCAGGCGCGCAACTCTGCCCAGCCGAAGAAGCTGCCGACGACCGGTCCAATGGCCGACATGCTGAAGAAGATGTTCGGCTCGAAGGGCGACTGA
- the ychF gene encoding redox-regulated ATPase YchF, whose protein sequence is MGFKCGIVGLPNVGKSTLFNALTKTAAAQAANYPFCTIEPNTGEVAVPDPRMRKLADIAKSKEIIPTRISFVDIAGLVRGASKGEGLGNQFLANIREVDAVVHVLRCFEDDDITHVEGRINPVADAETIETELMLADLESLERRTEQTRKRAVGKDKDSMAQLPIMEASLKLLQDGKPVRTLLSTLDAEELRILQGLNLLTAHPVLYVCNVAESDAVDGNEHTRAVAEMAKAQGAESVVISAAIESEVAQLPEDESKEFLSALGLEEAGLDRLIRAGYKLLDLITYFTVGPKETRAWTIQRGTKAPQAAGVIHTDFERGFIRANTIAYEDYIALGGEVGAKEAGKARDEGKEYVVQDGDVIHFRFNT, encoded by the coding sequence ATGGGCTTCAAATGCGGTATTGTTGGGCTGCCGAACGTCGGCAAGTCCACGCTCTTCAACGCACTCACCAAGACGGCAGCGGCGCAAGCGGCCAACTATCCCTTCTGCACGATCGAGCCGAACACCGGCGAAGTAGCGGTGCCGGACCCGCGCATGCGCAAGCTTGCCGACATCGCCAAGTCGAAGGAAATCATCCCGACGCGCATCTCCTTCGTCGACATCGCCGGCCTGGTGCGCGGCGCGTCGAAGGGCGAAGGCCTCGGCAACCAGTTCCTCGCCAACATCCGCGAAGTCGATGCCGTCGTTCACGTGCTGCGCTGCTTCGAGGATGACGACATCACCCATGTCGAAGGCCGCATCAACCCGGTCGCCGATGCCGAGACGATCGAGACCGAGCTGATGCTCGCCGACCTCGAAAGCCTGGAGCGCCGCACCGAGCAGACCCGCAAGCGCGCGGTCGGCAAGGACAAGGATTCGATGGCCCAGCTTCCGATCATGGAAGCTTCGCTGAAGCTGCTGCAGGACGGCAAGCCGGTCCGCACGCTGCTTTCGACGCTCGACGCCGAAGAACTGCGCATCCTCCAGGGCCTCAATCTCCTGACCGCGCATCCGGTTCTCTACGTCTGCAACGTCGCGGAAAGCGATGCTGTCGACGGCAACGAACACACCCGCGCGGTTGCCGAAATGGCAAAGGCGCAAGGGGCCGAAAGCGTTGTGATCTCGGCGGCGATCGAATCCGAAGTGGCTCAGCTTCCGGAAGACGAATCCAAGGAGTTCCTGAGCGCGCTCGGCCTTGAGGAAGCGGGTCTCGACCGCCTGATCCGCGCCGGCTACAAGCTGCTCGACCTCATCACCTATTTCACCGTCGGCCCCAAGGAAACCCGCGCCTGGACGATCCAGCGCGGCACCAAGGCACCGCAGGCCGCCGGCGTCATCCACACCGACTTCGAACGCGGCTTCATCCGCGCCAATACCATTGCTTACGAAGACTACATCGCGCTCGGCGGCGAAGTGGGCGCCAAGGAAGCCGGCAAGGCCCGCGACGAAGGCAAGGAATACGTCGTCCAGGACGGCGACGTCATCCACTTCCGCTTCAACACGTAA
- the clpS gene encoding ATP-dependent Clp protease adapter ClpS produces MSDNEVARKVKVKVKPKLERPKLYKVMLLNDDYTPREFVVGVLKAVFHMSEEAGYRVMMTAHKMGTSVVVVCVRDIAETKAKAATDLAKEAGFPLLFTTEPEE; encoded by the coding sequence ATGAGTGACAACGAAGTTGCCAGAAAAGTCAAAGTGAAGGTGAAGCCGAAGCTCGAACGGCCGAAGCTTTACAAGGTCATGTTGCTCAATGACGATTACACGCCGCGCGAGTTCGTCGTCGGCGTGCTCAAGGCCGTGTTCCATATGAGCGAGGAGGCCGGCTACCGGGTGATGATGACGGCGCATAAGATGGGCACTTCGGTGGTCGTCGTTTGTGTGCGCGATATCGCAGAAACCAAGGCCAAGGCGGCGACGGATCTCGCCAAGGAAGCGGGTTTTCCGCTGCTCTTCACCACCGAGCCGGAGGAATAG